In Desmospora profundinema, the sequence AACCACCGTTGCTGGGCTTGTCTTATATGAACCCTTGAGAAAAAGGTTGTACACTATTCCTGTTACAGCCGTCACCCTTTAATGGGGTCGATCAGGGTTCGAGCCATCTTTTTTGCCGTATCCTTCACCGTTTCGCCCACCGTCTCTCCCTGACCCGCCTTTGCGGAAGGGTGGGCATCTACCTGCCCGTTTCCACTCATGAGATGCTGATGGGAGAAAAAGAGGAAGAGGGCGATTGCGAAGGACAACATTTTCAATTGAAAGGTAGACACGCCCCTCACCTCGCTCCAAAAAGTGTTGCTAATTTATTATTCGCAAGGGGGTGTTCGTTTGTGTCCATTTTCCGCAGAAACCATTTAAGTCGAATTATTCAAAAAATATAACAGGCAGTGATTGACCAATCGTACTACTCCCCCAGAGATATAGAAAGTGTTTATTTTTCCTAAGTGACTTCTGACTCCCTTCTTTATCCGCTTCCTTTTCTTTTGCGAATTCCATTATCTAATCCTCGTTTATTTTTATATTAACAAATTAGAGTAGGTCCTTCTCAAATCTATCCTTTACCCCAGGCCAATCATGATCAAGAATGCTGTATAGGTTCGCATTTCTGATATAACCATCATGGAGGATACGGTCTTGTCTCAAGACCCCCTCGTGAACTGCTCCGATTCGCAGAATCGCTCTATTCGACCTTTCATTTCGCACATCCGCTTTTAATTGGACCCGCACGAGATTCAGAACGACTCCCGCAAATAACGCCAAGCCGTCTCCGCCATGATAGCGGCGCCGACAGGCAGACAGCGTTCATCGATGTCGAATACCGGGGTGTGCAGTTCCCTGGAAACGCCATCGGGTAATCCGCATCCCAGAAAAAACATCGCTCCCGCCACTTTTTCCGTCATATAACTAAAATCTTCCCCGGCCATACCAAAGGGCCCCTTTACCACATGAAATTCGGGATAAATGGATCGGACCGCTTCCAGGATCCGCCGGTTCACGTTGGGATCATTGTACAGGACGGGCTCCCCCCGATCCACTTCAAAGGTAAAATCTCCCCCCATCTGGCGGGCGAGGCCGAAAGCCTGTTCCACCTCCCGGATCAACTGCTCCCTCACATCGGGGCGGTAACTACGGATCGTCCCTTGTAAAAAGACTTCCGACGGAATGACGTTGCTGGCTGTTCCCGCGTGAATCTGCCCCACACTGACTACCGCCGGCTCCAAGGGTGAAACCCGCCGGGATATGATCCCGTGCAACGCTTGCAGCACGGGCAGTAACAAGAACGTGGGGTCTGTACCCAGGTGGGGATAGGCCCCATGTCCCCCCGTTCCGTATAGAGTTCCCTCAAAGGTGTCGACACTGGCCATACTGTATCCGTCGTGAATTTGCAACGTGCCCACCGGCCATTCCGGAGCCATGTGCAGTGCCAGCGCCAGATCCACTCCTTCCAGCACCCCTGCTTCAATCATGTGAACGGCTCCTGTCTTGCCGTCTGTTCCCGTATATTCTTCGGCAGGCTGAAAAATAAAATGAACGTTGCCGGATCCTTTTCGTTCCTGGAATCGTTCCCCCAAAATCCGGGCCGCCCCCAACAAAATAGCGATATGCGCATCATGACCGCAGGCGTGCATCACGCCAGGAATTTGTGAACGGTAGCTGCGGTCGGTCACTTCCT encodes:
- a CDS encoding M20 metallopeptidase family protein, translated to MLKGTGETAQYAMGIMPQLVAWRRQIHANPELSFREFETARLVADVLARIPGMAVETEVGVTGVVGRLGSGDGPTIALRADMDALPIQEVTDRSYRSQIPGVMHACGHDAHIAILLGAARILGERFQERKGSGNVHFIFQPAEEYTGTDGKTGAVHMIEAGVLEGVDLALALHMAPEWPVGTLQIHDGYSMASVDTFEGTLYGTGGHGAYPHLGTDPTFLLLPVLQALHGIISRRVSPLEPAVVSVGQIHAGTASNVIPSEVFLQGTIRSYRPDVREQLIREVEQAFGLARQMGGDFTFEVDRGEPVLYNDPNVNRRILEAVRSIYPEFHVVKGPFGMAGEDFSYMTEKVAGAMFFLGCGLPDGVSRELHTPVFDIDERCLPVGAAIMAETAWRYLRESF